A stretch of DNA from Marinitoga sp. 1197:
ACTTGGGACAATTGGAGCCGGAGGTATGACTCCTGATATTTTAAAAAACGCCATAAAAGAAATAAAGGGATTAACAAATAAACCATATGCAGTTAATATTATCCTTGTAAATCCCTATGCTGAACAATTAGTAGAAATAGTTAAAGAAGAAAATGTTCCTGTTGTTATTTTTGGTGCAGGAAATCCAGGGAAATATATATTGCCTCTTAAAGAGAAAAATATAAAGGTTTTAGCTGTAGTTTCTTCAGAAAATCTGGCGAAGAGGCTGGAAAAAGCAGGTATAGATGCAATAATAGGTGAAGGCATGGAATGTGGTGGGCATATTGGAGATGTGTCTACAATGGTATTAATACCAAAATTGGTTGATGTATTGAATATACCAGTAATTGCAGCAGGTGGTATTGCAGACCTTAGAGGAATGAGGGCAGTTCTTGAACTTGGTGCTGAAGGTATTCAAATGGGGACGCGTTTTGTTGCTACACACGAATGTGAAGCGCATGAGAACTACAAAAAATTAATATTAAAAGCAGGTATAAGAGATGCTATAGTAACAGGAGCATCAATAGGTCATCCAGCACGTGTAATAAAAAATAAATTTGCAAAAAAGATTAAAAAATTAGAACTATCTTCACCAGAAGAGGCGGAAGAAATGATGGTGGGTAGCTTGAAGAAAGCTTTTTTATATGGTGATTTGGAAAATGGTTCTTTTATGGCAGGTCAAAGTGCTGGATTAATCAATGAAATAAAGAGTGTTAAAGAAATAGTAGAAGAGTTTGGAAAAGAATTAGAAAAAATCTTTAGATAAAAATTTAGCAAATGTAAAGGAGGAAGAAAATGATAGGTTTTGTATTTCCTGGTCAAGGGTCTCAAACTCTTGGAATGGGAAAGGAAATATTGGATAAATATCCAGAATATAAAAAATATTTAGATATAGCGTCAGATGTGATTAAACTTGATTTGGCATCAATAATTTATGGCGATGATGAAAAAAAATTGACATTAACAGAAAATGCACAGCCAGCTTTATTATCGATTTCATATATTATGTATTTATATTCAATAGAAAAATTAAATATTGTTCCTGAAATTTTAGCTGGTCATTCACTTGGTGAATGGACGGCATTGGTAGCCTCTGAAGTTATTTCATTTGAAGACGGAGTAAGATTGGTAAGATTAAGAGGAAAATATATGAGTGAAGCATGTCCTCCAGGCAAAGGAACAATGGGTGCAGTGATAGGGCTTGATATTGAAAAAATTGAAAAGGTTTTAACAAATTTTGAAAATGTAAATATAGCGAATCATAATTCTCCAGAACAGATAGTAATTAGCGGTGAAAAGGAAGAAGTTTTAAAAGCATTAAAGCAATTGAAAGAGAATGGAGCTAAAAAAGTTGTTGAGTTAAACGTTAGTGGCCCATTTCATTCAAAATTAATTGAAGATGCCAAAGAAAATATGAAAAAAGAGCTTGAAAATATAAACTTTAATTCACCAAAATATAAACTTATACAAAATTATACAGCTAATATAGAAAATGACCCAATCAAAATAAAGGAAAATATTATAAATCAGATTACTGGAACGGTAAAATGGGTTGATAGTATAAAAAAAATGAAGGAATTTGGCGTTGAAAAAATATATGAAGTT
This window harbors:
- the fabD gene encoding ACP S-malonyltransferase: MIGFVFPGQGSQTLGMGKEILDKYPEYKKYLDIASDVIKLDLASIIYGDDEKKLTLTENAQPALLSISYIMYLYSIEKLNIVPEILAGHSLGEWTALVASEVISFEDGVRLVRLRGKYMSEACPPGKGTMGAVIGLDIEKIEKVLTNFENVNIANHNSPEQIVISGEKEEVLKALKQLKENGAKKVVELNVSGPFHSKLIEDAKENMKKELENINFNSPKYKLIQNYTANIENDPIKIKENIINQITGTVKWVDSIKKMKEFGVEKIYEVGPGKVLTGLIKRIDKSLKPQSILKV
- a CDS encoding nitronate monooxygenase, with the translated sequence MNRVTELLKIKYPVLEGGMAWVGTPKLAAAVSETGGLGTIGAGGMTPDILKNAIKEIKGLTNKPYAVNIILVNPYAEQLVEIVKEENVPVVIFGAGNPGKYILPLKEKNIKVLAVVSSENLAKRLEKAGIDAIIGEGMECGGHIGDVSTMVLIPKLVDVLNIPVIAAGGIADLRGMRAVLELGAEGIQMGTRFVATHECEAHENYKKLILKAGIRDAIVTGASIGHPARVIKNKFAKKIKKLELSSPEEAEEMMVGSLKKAFLYGDLENGSFMAGQSAGLINEIKSVKEIVEEFGKELEKIFR